Proteins found in one Pirellulales bacterium genomic segment:
- a CDS encoding PSD1 and planctomycete cytochrome C domain-containing protein, which translates to MPWCGLARTAAGEIDFVRDVRPIFERHCYECHGPEKQKSGLRLDIKRSALRGGEAYGAPLVTGNAAESPLWKFVADETADLRMPPEGARLTATEIATLKDWIEQGAIWPEGVDRATLPDLADHWSFKPLTRHEPPAVRETTWPRDDLDRFILARLEREQLRHAPQAPPVTWLRRVCFDLTGLPPTPEQAAALAENPSDAAYERVADQLLASPRYGERWGQHWLDVARYADTHGFEVNTEREHAWPYRDYVIEALNRDTPYDQFVREQIVGDALGQDAATGFLLTASVLLPGQIGADDASKRLARQDALDEIVTNIGQTFLGLSIGCARCHDHKFDPITTRDYYAMQAFVAGVEYADRELHTPRAEALRAEAEQQRRRIAEIDRELARLAPLARPGATGAPSRPPVNPRGNSERFAAVATPRVRLTIIATNSLEPCIDELEAFDVDGVNVALASLGATVTSSGDTVVADRHELRFANDGNYGNSRSWMSNEKERGWLIVEWPAEQTIDRVTWSRDRQGEFTDRLATDYTIEVEDAAGGWRLVADASDRQPLLAGPAPALAELGATPEETRAAETWRQERAELERRVKAAEDGRLAFAGTFRQPDEIHVLFRGDPEQPREAATPATPRVLGNVTLPETAGEQQRRQALADWIASSDNPLTARVMVNRLWQGHFGAGLVETANDFGHSGLAPTHPQLLDWLAVELIRSDWSLKRMHKRIVLSATYRQASETQAEAAARDGDTRLLWRYPPRRLEAEAIRDTMLAVSGQLNLKMGGPGFDLFEQRGGLSGFKPIESFRGEGLRRMIYAHKVRRERDAVFGAFDCPDGGQSAARRRESTTPIQALNLLNSRFTLDASAALAERARRDAGDELAAQVRRTFQLVYSREPSPAELDDAQAVAAEHSLATLCRALLNSNEFLHLP; encoded by the coding sequence ATGCCGTGGTGTGGCCTCGCACGGACGGCGGCCGGCGAGATCGACTTCGTGCGCGACGTGCGACCGATCTTCGAACGGCATTGTTACGAGTGTCACGGGCCCGAGAAACAAAAGAGCGGCCTGCGGCTGGACATCAAACGCAGCGCGCTACGCGGCGGCGAAGCCTACGGAGCGCCGCTGGTGACCGGCAACGCGGCGGAAAGTCCGTTGTGGAAGTTTGTGGCCGATGAGACGGCCGACCTGCGCATGCCCCCCGAGGGAGCGCGACTCACAGCGACTGAGATTGCCACGCTCAAGGACTGGATCGAACAAGGCGCGATTTGGCCGGAGGGCGTGGATCGGGCCACACTGCCCGACCTGGCCGACCACTGGAGCTTCAAACCGCTGACGCGGCACGAACCACCGGCCGTACGGGAGACCACTTGGCCTCGCGACGATTTGGACCGTTTCATTCTGGCTAGGCTGGAGCGCGAGCAATTGCGCCACGCGCCGCAAGCGCCGCCGGTGACGTGGCTGCGGCGCGTGTGCTTCGACTTGACGGGGTTGCCTCCCACGCCCGAGCAGGCGGCCGCGCTGGCCGAGAATCCTAGCGACGCTGCTTACGAGCGAGTGGCGGATCAATTGTTGGCGTCCCCCCGGTATGGCGAGCGCTGGGGGCAACATTGGTTGGATGTGGCGCGGTACGCCGACACGCATGGTTTTGAGGTGAATACCGAGCGAGAACACGCCTGGCCCTATCGCGACTATGTAATCGAGGCGTTGAACCGCGACACGCCTTACGATCAGTTCGTTCGCGAGCAGATTGTGGGCGACGCGCTAGGACAGGACGCGGCCACGGGATTTCTGTTGACGGCCAGCGTGCTGTTGCCGGGCCAGATTGGGGCCGACGACGCGTCGAAGCGGCTGGCGCGGCAAGACGCGCTGGACGAGATCGTGACCAACATTGGTCAGACGTTCTTGGGGCTCAGCATCGGCTGCGCGCGGTGTCATGACCATAAGTTCGATCCGATCACCACGCGCGACTATTACGCGATGCAAGCATTTGTGGCCGGCGTCGAATACGCCGATCGCGAACTGCACACGCCACGGGCCGAGGCGCTACGGGCGGAAGCCGAGCAGCAGCGGCGACGGATCGCCGAGATCGATCGAGAGCTGGCGCGACTCGCGCCGTTGGCGCGGCCCGGCGCGACCGGAGCTCCGTCGCGACCGCCAGTGAATCCACGAGGCAACAGCGAGCGCTTCGCGGCGGTGGCCACGCCGCGCGTGCGGCTGACGATCATCGCGACCAATTCGCTGGAACCGTGCATTGACGAGTTGGAGGCGTTCGATGTCGACGGCGTCAACGTGGCGCTAGCCAGCTTGGGAGCGACGGTCACTTCGTCCGGCGACACGGTGGTGGCCGACCGGCACGAACTGCGGTTCGCCAACGATGGCAACTATGGCAACTCGCGGAGTTGGATGTCGAACGAAAAGGAGCGCGGTTGGCTGATCGTGGAGTGGCCGGCCGAGCAGACCATCGATCGAGTGACGTGGAGTCGTGATCGTCAGGGCGAGTTCACGGATCGCTTGGCGACAGACTACACCATCGAGGTAGAGGACGCCGCGGGAGGCTGGCGGCTAGTGGCCGACGCGAGTGATCGGCAACCGTTGCTGGCAGGACCTGCGCCGGCGCTGGCCGAATTGGGAGCGACGCCGGAGGAAACTCGCGCGGCCGAAACTTGGCGGCAAGAACGGGCGGAATTGGAGCGACGAGTCAAAGCGGCTGAGGACGGGAGGCTGGCGTTCGCGGGAACATTTCGGCAACCCGATGAGATTCATGTGCTGTTCCGCGGTGATCCAGAGCAGCCACGCGAGGCCGCGACCCCGGCGACGCCCCGCGTGCTGGGGAATGTGACGTTGCCCGAGACCGCGGGCGAACAGCAGCGCCGCCAGGCGCTGGCCGATTGGATCGCCAGCTCGGACAACCCGCTCACCGCGCGGGTAATGGTAAATCGACTCTGGCAGGGGCATTTCGGCGCTGGGCTGGTGGAGACCGCGAATGACTTCGGCCATAGTGGCTTGGCGCCAACGCACCCGCAGCTATTGGACTGGCTCGCGGTCGAGTTGATTCGCTCGGACTGGTCGCTCAAGCGGATGCACAAGCGGATCGTTCTGTCGGCGACGTACCGTCAAGCGAGCGAGACGCAAGCGGAGGCCGCCGCTCGCGATGGCGACACTCGACTACTGTGGCGCTATCCACCGCGAAGGCTGGAGGCGGAAGCGATTCGCGACACGATGCTAGCCGTGAGCGGGCAACTGAACTTGAAAATGGGCGGACCGGGCTTCGATTTGTTTGAACAACGAGGAGGGTTAAGCGGCTTCAAGCCGATCGAATCGTTTCGCGGCGAGGGGCTGCGGCGGATGATCTACGCACACAAAGTGCGTCGTGAACGAGACGCCGTGTTCGGCGCCTTTGATTGTCCCGATGGCGGCCAAAGCGCCGCCCGGCGGCGCGAGAGCACGACGCCGATCCAGGCGCTGAACTTGTTGAACAGTCGCTTCACGCTGGACGCGTCGGCGGCGCTGGCCGAGCGAGCGCGGCGCGATGCGGGGGACGAATTGGCGGCGCAAGTGCGGCGGACCTTTCAGTTGGTCTACTCCCGCGAGCCAAGTCCGGCCGAGCTGGATGACGCGCAGGCAGTCGCGGCCGAGCACAGCCTAGCGACCCTGTGCCGAGCGCTGTTGAACAGCAATGAGTTTCTGCACTTGCCGTGA
- a CDS encoding transposase, whose product MAMPTFFVQECPTCGRNLEIRVEYLGRTVSCRHCRGQFVAAENVAPPPRAVTGTPSSLLARADELLALAENSRLARLMPF is encoded by the coding sequence ATGGCAATGCCGACTTTTTTCGTCCAGGAGTGCCCGACCTGCGGACGCAACCTGGAAATCCGAGTGGAGTATCTCGGTCGAACGGTTTCTTGCCGCCATTGCCGTGGCCAATTTGTCGCGGCGGAGAATGTGGCCCCGCCCCCCCGCGCGGTTACCGGCACGCCAAGCTCGCTCTTGGCTCGCGCCGATGAACTGCTTGCTCTGGCCGAGAACAGCCGCTTGGCGCGACTGATGCCGTTTTGA
- a CDS encoding DUF1501 domain-containing protein, protein MEHLAELLSPAGRALLDRRRFLSCAGEGLGAIALAQLLSTDRLLAAESAPADATGEPVIDPVRPFAPRQPHFAGPAQQVIVIFCAGAVSQLETWDYKPELIAWDDKPLPGGPTVTFQGPAGNLARPRYPFRQRGETGKWVSDLIPHLAELTDEIAFVHSLTSKSNTHGPAENFLSTGFVLDGFPSLGSWVTYALGSENNNLPAYVAIPDPRGVPQNGSNNWGPGFLPAAFQGTTLSSQEPVRHLTAPDVSVEADRAARGLLQRLNARHLESHPGNERFAARIASYELAARMQLSVPEISDLSGEPAHVWRAYGADDQSNPHKAAFARNCLLARRLIERGVRFVQLFNGAYASGGKLNWDGHNALREQYDVHAAILDQPAAALIRDLKQRGLLDQTLVVWCTEFGRMPFFQKGAQGRDHNPDGFTCWMTGAGVRHGISHGVTDPFGQKAVEDIHPLYDFNATILHLLGLDHERLTFTHNGFQRRLTNVEGRVIRQILA, encoded by the coding sequence ATGGAACACCTCGCCGAACTCCTGTCGCCAGCCGGCCGAGCGCTGCTCGATCGCCGGCGCTTTCTGTCGTGCGCCGGCGAAGGACTGGGGGCGATCGCGCTAGCGCAATTGCTGTCGACCGACCGATTGTTGGCGGCGGAATCCGCGCCGGCGGACGCCACCGGCGAACCGGTGATCGACCCGGTTCGGCCCTTCGCGCCGCGACAGCCGCATTTCGCGGGACCCGCCCAACAGGTGATTGTGATCTTTTGCGCGGGCGCCGTGAGCCAACTAGAGACGTGGGACTACAAGCCAGAGTTGATCGCCTGGGACGATAAGCCCTTGCCGGGTGGACCGACGGTCACGTTTCAGGGACCGGCGGGCAACTTGGCGCGGCCCAGATACCCGTTCCGCCAGCGCGGCGAGACGGGCAAGTGGGTGAGCGACTTGATCCCACATCTGGCCGAACTGACGGACGAAATCGCCTTCGTGCATTCGCTGACCAGCAAGTCGAACACCCACGGACCGGCGGAGAACTTTCTTTCGACCGGGTTCGTGCTTGACGGTTTTCCGAGTCTCGGCTCATGGGTGACCTACGCGCTAGGGAGCGAGAACAACAACCTGCCGGCTTACGTCGCAATTCCCGATCCACGCGGTGTGCCGCAGAATGGATCGAACAACTGGGGCCCCGGGTTTCTGCCAGCCGCGTTTCAAGGCACGACGCTCAGTTCCCAGGAGCCCGTGCGTCATCTGACCGCGCCCGACGTGTCGGTCGAGGCGGATCGTGCCGCTCGCGGGCTGTTGCAGCGGCTCAACGCGCGGCACTTGGAGTCGCATCCGGGCAACGAGCGATTTGCGGCCCGAATCGCCAGTTACGAGTTGGCGGCGCGGATGCAGTTGAGCGTGCCAGAAATCAGCGATTTGAGCGGCGAGCCGGCGCACGTGTGGCGGGCGTACGGCGCCGATGACCAGTCGAATCCGCATAAAGCGGCTTTCGCGCGGAACTGTCTGCTGGCGCGACGGCTGATCGAGCGCGGCGTGCGCTTCGTGCAACTCTTCAATGGCGCGTATGCCAGCGGCGGTAAGCTCAATTGGGATGGCCACAACGCGTTGCGGGAACAGTACGATGTGCATGCCGCCATCTTGGATCAGCCAGCAGCGGCGCTGATTCGCGACCTCAAACAACGAGGCCTGTTGGACCAGACTCTGGTGGTGTGGTGCACGGAATTCGGCCGCATGCCGTTTTTCCAAAAGGGCGCCCAGGGACGCGACCACAATCCAGACGGCTTCACCTGCTGGATGACGGGGGCCGGCGTTCGCCACGGCATCAGCCACGGCGTGACCGACCCCTTTGGTCAGAAGGCGGTTGAGGACATTCATCCACTCTACGATTTCAACGCCACGATCTTGCACCTATTGGGCCTGGACCACGAACGGCTGACGTTCACGCACAACGGCTTTCAGCGGCGGCTGACGAACGTCGAGGGGCGCGTCATTCGCCAGATCTTGGCCTGA
- a CDS encoding PQQ-binding-like beta-propeller repeat protein: MNVASRAIVCGLVLLVGCAAQGSDWPQFRGPGGSSVSMDTGLPTTGELGSQVAWKQEVPGRAVSGPIVVQGRVICTGSGGANDDRLFVTCHDAKTGELVWQREFWATGRTQRHPTSAVAAPTAASDGESIYAFFSSNDLVCLSLDGDLRWLRGLTADHPASYNDTGMASSPLVMGDTVVVQMECQGDSFAAGIDKHTGETRWRRDRLKSANWVSPAGYSRAGRNVALLQSSDQLTAHDALTGEELWRFGKSCSTIPSVCVGSDTLYVPSDGITALALGQGNEQPNERWQVSRLAPDNASPVVAGDRVYVINGAGVLVVASADDGKIVWQLRLTGSFWATPVVADGHLFAVNQDGMLQVIRLDDAGGKGEVVAKHELGEAVLGSPAVADGALFIRGDGHLWKFGK; the protein is encoded by the coding sequence ATGAACGTCGCTTCGCGCGCGATCGTGTGCGGATTGGTGTTGCTCGTGGGCTGCGCGGCGCAAGGCTCGGATTGGCCGCAGTTTCGCGGGCCAGGTGGCAGCAGCGTTTCGATGGATACTGGGCTGCCGACCACGGGCGAGTTGGGAAGCCAGGTCGCCTGGAAGCAGGAAGTGCCCGGACGCGCGGTGTCGGGACCGATCGTCGTGCAAGGGCGGGTGATCTGCACCGGCTCGGGGGGCGCAAACGACGATCGGTTGTTCGTGACCTGTCACGACGCCAAGACGGGTGAGCTAGTTTGGCAACGCGAGTTTTGGGCCACGGGGCGCACGCAGCGCCACCCCACCAGCGCGGTGGCGGCGCCCACGGCGGCCAGCGACGGCGAATCGATCTACGCGTTCTTCTCGTCCAACGATCTGGTGTGTCTGAGTCTGGATGGCGACCTGCGCTGGCTGCGCGGGCTGACCGCCGATCATCCGGCTTCTTACAACGACACCGGCATGGCGTCGTCGCCGCTGGTGATGGGTGATACCGTGGTGGTGCAGATGGAATGCCAGGGGGATTCGTTCGCCGCCGGCATCGACAAGCACACCGGCGAGACGCGTTGGCGCCGCGATCGGCTGAAGAGCGCGAATTGGGTTTCGCCGGCCGGCTACTCGCGCGCGGGGCGCAATGTGGCGCTGTTGCAATCGTCTGACCAGCTCACCGCGCACGACGCGCTGACGGGCGAGGAGCTTTGGCGGTTTGGCAAATCGTGTTCGACCATCCCTTCGGTCTGCGTCGGCAGCGACACGCTCTACGTGCCGAGCGACGGCATCACCGCGCTGGCGCTAGGCCAAGGCAATGAGCAACCCAACGAGCGGTGGCAGGTGTCGCGATTGGCGCCCGACAACGCCAGCCCGGTGGTGGCGGGCGATCGCGTGTATGTGATCAATGGCGCGGGCGTACTGGTGGTGGCGTCGGCGGACGATGGCAAGATTGTCTGGCAACTGCGGCTGACGGGCTCGTTTTGGGCCACGCCGGTGGTGGCGGATGGGCACCTGTTCGCGGTGAATCAGGACGGCATGCTGCAGGTGATTCGGCTTGACGACGCCGGGGGCAAAGGAGAGGTCGTGGCCAAACATGAGCTTGGGGAGGCGGTGTTGGGATCGCCCGCTGTGGCGGATGGGGCGCTGTTTATTCGGGGCGATGGCCATTTGTGGAAGTTTGGAAAATAA
- the aroA gene encoding 3-phosphoshikimate 1-carboxyvinyltransferase: MTSTPSIAMEPCGPVSGSIRPPGSKSITNRALVCAALAKGRSTLVDVLDSEDTRVMFEALGQLGIAMAFDPAERVITATGCDGRLPANRADVFVANSGTTARFLAAMLCLGEGIYRLDGVERMRERPIQDLIDALRQLGADVSSDADSGCPPLLIRAHGLNGGPARMRGAISSQFLSGLLMAAPYAKQPIEVVIEGELVSKPYVAMTLAVMRAFGAEIDARDLTRFRVHTERGYAAREYTIEPDASAASYFWAAAAITGGEVRVEGLNRQSLQGDVRFVDVLAQMGCSVRDDGQSITVRGGPLRGVTVDMNAISDTVQTLAAVSLFAEGPTRITHVEHIRHKETDRLAALATELRKLGAEVRENADGLEITPGPLRGARIATYHDHRMAMSLALVGLRTAGVVILDPDCTAKTYPQFFSDLAALTATSR, translated from the coding sequence ATGACTTCCACACCTAGCATTGCCATGGAGCCGTGTGGCCCCGTTTCTGGTTCGATCCGTCCACCAGGATCGAAATCGATCACCAATCGAGCATTGGTGTGCGCTGCGCTGGCCAAGGGGCGTTCGACGCTGGTCGACGTACTGGACAGCGAGGACACGCGCGTGATGTTCGAGGCGCTAGGGCAGCTTGGCATTGCGATGGCGTTTGATCCGGCTGAGCGCGTGATCACCGCGACCGGTTGCGACGGGCGACTGCCAGCGAATCGGGCCGATGTGTTCGTGGCCAACAGCGGCACCACGGCGCGCTTCTTGGCCGCGATGCTCTGTTTGGGAGAAGGCATCTACCGCCTGGACGGCGTGGAGCGGATGCGCGAACGACCGATTCAGGATTTGATCGACGCGCTGCGGCAGCTTGGCGCCGATGTGTCGAGCGACGCGGACAGCGGTTGCCCGCCGCTGTTGATTCGGGCGCATGGACTGAATGGCGGTCCAGCGCGGATGCGTGGCGCGATATCGAGCCAGTTCTTGAGCGGGCTGTTGATGGCGGCGCCATACGCCAAACAGCCGATCGAGGTGGTGATTGAGGGAGAGCTAGTCTCCAAGCCGTATGTCGCAATGACGTTGGCTGTGATGCGCGCGTTTGGCGCCGAGATCGACGCACGCGACTTGACGCGGTTTCGAGTGCATACCGAGCGAGGCTATGCGGCGCGCGAGTACACGATTGAGCCCGACGCCTCAGCGGCGAGTTATTTTTGGGCGGCGGCGGCAATCACCGGCGGCGAGGTGCGGGTGGAGGGGCTAAATCGCCAAAGCTTGCAAGGAGACGTGCGGTTCGTGGACGTGCTGGCGCAAATGGGATGCAGCGTGCGCGACGATGGCCAATCGATCACGGTGCGCGGCGGCCCGCTGCGCGGCGTGACGGTGGACATGAACGCCATCTCCGACACGGTGCAGACGTTGGCGGCGGTGAGCCTGTTCGCTGAAGGTCCCACGCGGATCACGCATGTGGAGCACATCCGTCACAAGGAAACCGATCGGCTGGCGGCGCTAGCGACCGAACTGCGAAAGCTTGGCGCCGAAGTGCGCGAGAACGCCGATGGCTTGGAGATTACGCCGGGGCCACTGCGCGGAGCGCGAATCGCCACGTACCACGATCACCGGATGGCGATGAGTTTGGCCCTGGTGGGGCTACGGACGGCGGGCGTGGTGATCCTTGATCCGGACTGCACCGCCAAGACCTATCCGCAGTTCTTTAGCGACTTGGCGGCGCTCACTGCGACGTCGCGATAG